In Methanosarcina siciliae T4/M, one genomic interval encodes:
- a CDS encoding archaellin/type IV pilin N-terminal domain-containing protein, which translates to MWNRLIKNEKGFTGLEAAIVLIAFVVVAAVFSYVMLGAGFYTTQKSQEVVHTGVTQASSSIAPSGDVIVRGDDDGGNASQITFYMTNTAGGTAVDLDKTIISYTDDDDFVTQEYAVDKTATPVTKGPAAIPDDGAWGNTYGWVYNGTIVTNDDNLLEKGEKYKVVIDLDTFLGTGTLPTVNEKFKIEVKPPEGAVLTISRTLPAALVTDNYYPVY; encoded by the coding sequence ATGTGGAATCGATTAATCAAAAATGAAAAAGGGTTTACAGGGCTTGAAGCTGCAATTGTGCTGATAGCTTTTGTCGTCGTAGCAGCGGTTTTTAGCTACGTCATGTTGGGAGCGGGGTTCTATACAACCCAGAAAAGTCAGGAAGTAGTGCACACGGGTGTGACCCAGGCAAGCAGTAGCATTGCACCTTCCGGTGATGTGATTGTTAGAGGAGATGATGATGGAGGCAATGCAAGTCAGATTACATTTTATATGACGAATACTGCAGGGGGAACAGCCGTAGATCTGGATAAGACAATTATTTCCTACACGGATGACGATGATTTCGTAACACAGGAATATGCTGTTGACAAAACTGCAACTCCTGTTACCAAAGGGCCGGCTGCCATTCCTGATGATGGTGCCTGGGGTAACACATACGGATGGGTGTATAACGGTACAATTGTCACCAACGATGACAACTTGCTTGAAAAAGGTGAAAAGTATAAAGTCGTAATTGATTTAGATACATTTCTTGGGACTGGTACTTTACCTACTGTGAATGAAAAATTCAAGATTGAGGTAAAACCCCCAGAGGGTGCAGTTCTTACAATTTCCAGGACATTGCCTGCTGCACTTGTCACGGACAACTATTATCCGGTTTACTGA
- a CDS encoding archaellin/type IV pilin N-terminal domain-containing protein gives MWNTFSKDEKGFTGLEAAIVLVAFVVVAAVFSYVMLGAGFYTTQKSQEVVHTGVQQASSSVELSGDVIARGNTTAASPANYSIDSVTLCLQLTSGGSSVDMDKTLIVYSDPDTAPTELTLGNGFNISAKYNANVDNLIDSAEKFDLGINTSSYGIGPYNEFQLEIKPPQGASYTIHRTAPGSISEIMTLV, from the coding sequence ATGTGGAACACATTTTCGAAAGATGAAAAAGGATTCACTGGACTTGAAGCAGCAATTGTTCTCGTAGCTTTTGTAGTCGTAGCTGCGGTTTTCAGCTACGTTATGCTCGGGGCGGGCTTTTATACTACCCAGAAAAGTCAGGAAGTCGTACACACGGGTGTACAGCAGGCAAGTAGCAGTGTCGAATTAAGTGGAGATGTAATTGCCAGAGGTAACACTACTGCAGCCAGCCCTGCAAATTATTCTATTGATAGTGTTACACTATGCTTGCAGCTGACTTCAGGCGGTTCATCGGTTGATATGGATAAAACTCTTATAGTTTATTCAGATCCGGATACAGCACCAACTGAATTGACACTTGGAAATGGATTCAACATATCCGCCAAGTATAACGCTAACGTAGATAATCTTATAGACAGCGCTGAGAAATTTGATTTAGGCATTAATACGAGTAGTTACGGGATAGGACCTTACAACGAGTTCCAGCTTGAAATCAAACCACCTCAGGGGGCATCTTACACCATTCACAGGACTGCACCCGGATCAATCAGTGAAATAATGACTCTCGTCTAA
- a CDS encoding flagellar protein FlaF, with protein sequence MGFDTIIVAFFVIGTVLVVAGTLTMGTNTLVESSYHGYVSAHQTMMDRLQTRIEIRNIVFNVSTNHTSFTVANTGETKLSNFDLWDILLVKDGQVSYLNESQYSVTPDIDILNPEILDPHESINIELLIDLDSNDSFIVKIITENGIVSSAEHEAGV encoded by the coding sequence ATGGGCTTTGATACAATAATCGTAGCGTTCTTTGTAATCGGAACGGTTCTGGTTGTTGCAGGTACTCTGACAATGGGGACCAATACTCTTGTTGAGTCTTCTTATCACGGCTACGTTTCAGCCCATCAAACAATGATGGACAGGCTCCAGACCCGTATTGAGATCCGGAATATAGTCTTCAACGTCTCAACAAATCATACCAGTTTCACTGTTGCGAATACCGGTGAGACCAAATTAAGCAACTTCGACCTCTGGGACATCCTCCTGGTCAAAGACGGCCAGGTGTCCTATTTAAACGAATCTCAATACAGTGTAACACCTGATATCGATATCCTTAATCCGGAGATTCTGGACCCGCATGAAAGCATTAACATTGAATTATTGATTGACCTTGACTCCAATGACAGTTTCATTGTAAAAATTATCACTGAAAACGGTATCGTCTCTTCCGCAGAGCACGAGGCAGGTGTATAA
- a CDS encoding ATPase domain-containing protein — protein sequence MEENEDKKNIISSGNDEIDKKLGEGIPLGSLVLVEGENDTGKSVLCQQMVYGGLNQLHRIAYYSTENTIKSMLAQMDSLSLDISDFYSWGYFRIFPVHLEGVEWTSEQMKGTLHLVTSHIKNIREKVIIIDSLTMFTTYSAEDNILEFLTSLKNLCDRGYTIFITLHQHAFKEDTLVRIRSACDCHLFLRKEQLTDRYISVMEVSKIRGARKSTGNIVSFEVQPGFGLKIIPISQAKV from the coding sequence ATGGAAGAAAATGAAGATAAAAAAAATATTATTTCGAGCGGCAATGACGAAATTGATAAAAAACTGGGTGAGGGGATCCCTCTCGGCTCCCTTGTGCTAGTTGAAGGAGAAAACGATACCGGAAAGAGTGTACTCTGCCAGCAAATGGTGTATGGAGGTCTGAACCAGCTTCACAGGATTGCCTACTATTCAACCGAGAATACTATTAAAAGTATGCTGGCTCAGATGGACAGCCTGAGCCTAGATATCTCGGACTTTTACAGCTGGGGCTATTTCAGGATTTTTCCTGTCCATCTCGAAGGTGTGGAATGGACGTCCGAACAGATGAAAGGTACTCTGCACCTCGTTACATCTCACATAAAAAATATCCGGGAAAAAGTTATCATTATTGATTCTCTCACGATGTTTACTACTTATTCCGCTGAGGATAATATCCTTGAATTCCTCACAAGTCTGAAAAATTTGTGCGACAGGGGATACACGATCTTCATAACTCTGCACCAGCATGCTTTCAAGGAAGACACACTTGTCAGAATACGGTCTGCATGCGATTGTCACCTTTTTTTAAGAAAAGAACAGCTCACTGACCGCTATATTAGCGTCATGGAAGTTTCAAAAATAAGAGGCGCCAGGAAAAGTACGGGTAATATAGTGAGTTTTGAAGTCCAGCCAGGGTTCGGTTTAAAGATAATTCCAATTTCACAGGCCAAAGTATAA
- a CDS encoding type II/IV secretion system ATPase subunit: MDSIEEKLSTEHGHAFNAGIYTNFPFKPKKYEGHDHSNLKTCNLYKLLPPEMKAEVEKNLHLLEYLHILPIDTMGIPRYVSGLESKHGEIEDPNLIYKVNDQIYVHIYPNKNDVRNFYIPIEPILLTGVGSLIKELESRLVDYLTGIEFDPENIEEKERILREALDAICVIGNKKQVDSSSAGADSGIKKLGAKFFPSKEDPEKNHIYVTKEQYEALKYSIIRDKIGVGFLDPYINDNKIEDITCNGLGPIFIEHKVFKGLRSVIEFNDNDALNQYIVRLAERIGKPITFKNPIVDSTLPDGSRINIVFGDDISKNGSNFTIRKFADIPFSILQVVKGGTLDYRMAAYLWILIGEGMSGFICGETASGKTTTLNGITAFVNPESKLVSIEDTPELQIPHKNWTRETTRGSTRGGGIGEGSGSDVTMFDLLKAALRQRPNYILVGEIRGVEGNVAFQAMQTGHPVMSTFHAATVEKLIQRLTADPINIPKTYVDNLNFVIIQSAVRRPDGKLVRRVLSINEVLGYNPDKGGISFIEAFSWDPVTDTHVFSAMGSSYILENKIATRLGIPGKKKKVIYDEIEKRARILERLDNEGIVNYWDFFNTVAKITKAGMLRIQF; the protein is encoded by the coding sequence ATGGATAGCATTGAGGAAAAGCTGAGTACTGAACACGGGCATGCATTTAATGCAGGAATATATACCAACTTCCCGTTTAAACCAAAAAAGTATGAAGGGCATGACCACTCAAACCTGAAAACGTGCAACCTTTACAAACTCCTCCCTCCGGAAATGAAAGCGGAAGTTGAAAAAAACCTGCATCTTCTGGAGTACCTGCATATTCTGCCCATAGATACGATGGGCATACCCAGATATGTCTCCGGGCTTGAATCCAAACACGGTGAAATAGAGGACCCCAACCTCATATACAAGGTCAATGACCAGATATATGTGCACATTTACCCGAACAAAAACGACGTGAGGAACTTCTATATCCCGATCGAGCCCATACTGCTTACAGGAGTCGGGAGTCTCATTAAAGAACTGGAATCCAGGCTTGTAGATTACCTTACAGGAATTGAGTTCGACCCTGAAAATATAGAAGAAAAAGAAAGGATACTGAGAGAAGCCCTCGATGCCATTTGTGTAATAGGCAATAAAAAGCAGGTTGACAGTTCCTCTGCAGGTGCTGATTCAGGGATCAAAAAATTGGGGGCAAAGTTTTTTCCATCAAAGGAGGATCCCGAGAAAAATCACATTTATGTAACAAAGGAACAGTACGAAGCGTTGAAATACTCAATTATAAGGGATAAAATCGGTGTGGGTTTCCTTGACCCTTACATAAATGACAATAAAATTGAAGATATTACCTGCAATGGTCTCGGGCCCATATTTATTGAACATAAGGTGTTCAAGGGGCTCAGGAGTGTCATAGAATTCAACGATAATGACGCTCTCAATCAGTATATCGTCAGGCTCGCAGAAAGGATCGGAAAGCCCATCACTTTCAAAAACCCCATCGTGGACTCCACACTCCCGGACGGGTCAAGAATTAATATTGTTTTCGGGGACGATATCAGTAAAAACGGGAGTAATTTTACCATAAGAAAGTTTGCTGACATTCCTTTCAGTATTCTTCAGGTCGTAAAAGGCGGAACCCTGGATTACAGGATGGCAGCTTACCTGTGGATCCTGATCGGAGAAGGAATGAGCGGTTTCATATGCGGAGAAACCGCAAGTGGTAAGACTACCACGTTGAACGGGATTACAGCGTTTGTAAATCCCGAGTCAAAACTGGTTTCAATCGAAGACACGCCTGAACTGCAGATCCCGCACAAAAACTGGACCCGGGAGACAACAAGAGGCAGTACGAGGGGCGGGGGGATAGGAGAAGGCAGCGGATCGGATGTTACGATGTTCGACCTTCTCAAAGCGGCATTGAGGCAGAGGCCAAACTACATTCTTGTAGGAGAAATCCGAGGAGTTGAGGGTAATGTCGCATTCCAGGCCATGCAGACCGGACACCCCGTCATGTCAACGTTCCACGCTGCAACCGTTGAGAAACTGATCCAGAGGCTTACTGCCGACCCTATAAACATTCCTAAAACGTATGTGGACAACCTCAACTTTGTCATCATCCAATCTGCAGTACGGAGACCGGATGGCAAGCTTGTGAGAAGAGTCCTCAGTATAAACGAGGTTCTCGGATACAATCCGGATAAAGGCGGAATTTCCTTTATCGAAGCCTTTTCCTGGGACCCTGTTACTGATACGCATGTTTTCAGTGCTATGGGAAGTTCGTACATCCTTGAGAATAAAATTGCCACAAGGCTCGGGATTCCTGGCAAGAAAAAGAAGGTAATTTACGATGAAATTGAAAAAAGAGCAAGAATTCTGGAGAGATTGGACAATGAAGGAATTGTAAATTACTGGGACTTTTTTAACACGGTCGCAAAGATTACAAAAGCCGGGATGCTGAGGATTCAGTTCTGA
- the flaJ gene encoding archaellar assembly protein FlaJ, with protein sequence MESSAIKNLFNKKPGSQPLLDQLALRFKHYQKELYMSNDMLFSLTYMASISTANLTRDKIFTSISDKKEYCPSKYFNLIKELAQHWHYDYSNACELISTKVTHERMRELLNRLSNAIAAGEPDSDFLTKEWKLFKTKRKDEFERDLETTKEWSNAYTALLVSTSLVAIIILLSVILYNIGDPADTLYSTMFIIFFMAFFGVGLLFKASPKDSKVHSLSIKSQEQVYIYKWAPLSITLAVLAVILLTVIPAFIGSTDFFIDIKGVGMVLAGVILMPVGMAANKDISKINKRDECFTTFIRSLGSIVSGSGLTVPKALLKIDPKNLGELKDMSQELYKKLASGLDPALCWGRFVGETGSYLIYKLTSVFVDAVNLGGNAEVVGELVSSSNLELVLLRMKRERIAKGFSSLVIPLHVAMVALLLFIGQILTIFSTIISSLFTQFDISGSELEGIPGGMGGMNLGIFGGVPIELLGQFVVIVTIILTLANIFAIVAVKGGPMYLAIYYGMFMFTLSGILMIIVPPLVKMAFSFDGVLDSLAGGV encoded by the coding sequence ATGGAAAGCTCTGCGATAAAAAACCTTTTCAACAAAAAGCCCGGATCACAGCCCCTTTTAGACCAGCTTGCTCTTAGATTCAAACATTACCAGAAAGAACTCTATATGAGTAACGATATGCTCTTTTCCCTTACTTATATGGCGTCAATCTCAACTGCCAATCTGACAAGGGACAAAATATTCACGAGCATCTCGGACAAGAAGGAATACTGCCCGAGTAAATATTTCAATCTGATTAAAGAGCTGGCCCAGCACTGGCACTATGATTACTCCAATGCATGCGAGCTCATATCCACAAAAGTAACGCATGAGAGAATGCGGGAACTTCTTAACAGGTTATCAAACGCCATAGCGGCAGGAGAACCTGATAGCGATTTCCTTACGAAAGAATGGAAATTATTTAAGACAAAAAGAAAAGACGAGTTCGAAAGAGACCTCGAAACCACCAAAGAATGGTCAAACGCTTACACAGCTCTGCTTGTCTCCACATCCCTCGTAGCTATCATTATCTTACTTTCAGTCATTTTGTATAATATTGGGGACCCGGCAGATACCCTTTATTCCACAATGTTCATCATATTTTTCATGGCGTTTTTTGGGGTAGGATTACTTTTTAAAGCCTCTCCGAAAGATTCCAAAGTCCACAGCTTAAGTATAAAATCGCAGGAGCAGGTCTACATCTATAAGTGGGCTCCTCTTTCCATTACCCTGGCTGTCCTGGCTGTTATATTACTCACTGTTATACCGGCTTTTATCGGTTCAACCGATTTTTTCATTGACATTAAAGGAGTCGGAATGGTTCTGGCAGGGGTCATCCTGATGCCTGTCGGAATGGCGGCAAATAAAGATATCAGTAAAATTAACAAAAGGGATGAATGCTTTACAACCTTTATCCGGAGCCTCGGGTCCATTGTAAGCGGATCCGGGCTAACGGTACCAAAAGCCCTTCTAAAGATCGATCCCAAAAACCTCGGGGAGCTTAAGGATATGAGCCAGGAGCTTTACAAGAAACTGGCATCCGGGCTGGACCCTGCGCTGTGCTGGGGAAGGTTTGTAGGAGAGACGGGCAGTTACTTGATCTACAAATTGACAAGTGTGTTTGTAGATGCCGTAAATTTGGGGGGCAATGCAGAAGTAGTAGGCGAGCTTGTGAGCTCGTCCAACCTTGAACTGGTTCTTTTGAGAATGAAAAGGGAGCGCATAGCCAAAGGATTTTCCAGTCTGGTAATCCCCCTGCATGTGGCAATGGTTGCCCTTCTTCTATTCATAGGCCAGATCCTGACGATCTTTTCCACTATCATATCGTCCCTTTTTACCCAGTTTGATATAAGCGGGTCCGAACTTGAAGGTATACCCGGCGGTATGGGGGGCATGAATCTGGGGATATTCGGGGGGGTTCCCATCGAATTGCTGGGCCAGTTCGTTGTGATAGTGACCATTATCCTGACCCTTGCAAACATATTCGCAATTGTTGCGGTGAAAGGGGGACCGATGTATCTGGCAATCTATTATGGCATGTTTATGTTCACCCTGTCAGGGATACTGATGATTATAGTTCCTCCACTGGTGAAAATGGCCTTCTCCTTTGATGGAGTACTTGATAGTCTTGCGGGAGGTGTATGA
- a CDS encoding valine--tRNA ligase: MTESEIPKEYNANEVEEKWMEKWNLSMYHFNWGEDTRPQYIIDTPPPYPTGNFHIGNALNWCYIDYIARYKRMRGYNVMFPQGWDCHGLPTEVKVEEIHGITKNQVPRAEFRRMCRELTAGNIEKMRKTMLRLGFSVDWSNEFVTMEPSYFVKTQKSFVRMYNDGHIYHEDHPVNWCPRCETAIAFAEVEYESRQTKLNFVHFDKVDIATTRPELMAACVAVAVNPKDERYSQHIGKEITVPIFGQKVTLIADEAVEPEFGTGAVMICTFGDKQDVRWWVKYGLPLVKALDKQGRMTKAAGKYEGMTLAECREAVIADLKAAGFLYDQKSLEQNVGLCWRCDTPIEILSEPQWFVKINHEGILKAADEIKWYPEYMKVRLQNWTGTMEWDWCISRQRIFATPIPIWYCKKCGEVMIAEESWLPIDPNENTPKKACACGSTEFEPETDVLDTWMDSSITALHVSGWESEHELRLPSQIRPQGHDIIRTWAFYTILRSLALEGKRPWDSIVINGMVLGPDGHKMSKSLGNVISPEEVTTQYSADAFRQWGAVGGSTGSDVMFRWKDVVSASRFLQKMWSIYRFSMSHLKDFEPADAENFSLNSLHTIDRWLLSKLNRLVETATKELDDYQFDSTFKAIRGFAWEILADNYLELVKGRLYGEDPEGRKAAQYVLYTTTRTLSLLLAPFIPFFAEEMYSRFSEESVHTQAWPVVDESLISEEAEAAGEMIKEITGEVRRYKSDLGMALNAPLKKIEIYNAEIDTGDIAGATNSEVGLMAGAPSFEYVPVEVKPNMGFLGPRFRKEAGAVVKALQAEDPAAIEAQAASGKITVTVNGEAVEIEPEAVEVRKEVISGGREVDVLDVKGAVVLIVR, encoded by the coding sequence ATGACAGAATCGGAAATTCCAAAAGAATATAATGCTAATGAGGTAGAGGAAAAGTGGATGGAGAAATGGAACCTCTCCATGTACCACTTCAACTGGGGAGAAGATACCCGCCCCCAGTACATTATTGATACCCCACCTCCCTATCCTACAGGCAATTTCCACATCGGAAACGCGCTTAACTGGTGTTACATCGACTATATAGCCAGATACAAACGCATGCGCGGATATAATGTGATGTTCCCCCAGGGCTGGGACTGCCACGGCCTGCCAACGGAAGTCAAGGTTGAAGAAATCCACGGAATTACGAAAAACCAGGTCCCCAGAGCCGAGTTCCGAAGGATGTGCAGGGAACTTACTGCAGGAAACATCGAAAAGATGCGCAAAACAATGCTGCGTCTGGGCTTTTCCGTGGACTGGAGCAACGAATTCGTTACCATGGAGCCTTCATACTTCGTAAAGACACAGAAGTCCTTTGTCAGGATGTACAACGACGGGCACATCTATCACGAAGACCACCCTGTCAACTGGTGTCCCCGCTGCGAAACTGCCATTGCTTTTGCAGAAGTCGAGTATGAGTCCAGGCAGACCAAACTTAATTTCGTCCACTTTGACAAAGTAGACATTGCAACTACCAGGCCGGAATTGATGGCGGCATGTGTTGCAGTTGCGGTTAACCCCAAAGATGAGCGCTACAGCCAGCACATCGGCAAAGAAATCACAGTGCCCATTTTCGGACAGAAAGTGACCCTGATTGCTGACGAAGCTGTTGAGCCCGAGTTCGGGACAGGCGCTGTGATGATCTGTACCTTCGGGGACAAGCAGGACGTGCGCTGGTGGGTAAAATACGGACTGCCTCTGGTAAAAGCCCTTGACAAACAGGGTCGGATGACAAAAGCTGCAGGCAAATACGAAGGAATGACCCTGGCCGAATGCAGGGAAGCTGTAATTGCCGACCTGAAAGCTGCAGGTTTCCTCTACGACCAGAAGTCCCTTGAACAGAATGTAGGGCTCTGCTGGCGCTGCGACACCCCCATAGAAATCCTGTCCGAACCCCAGTGGTTCGTAAAAATCAACCACGAAGGCATCTTGAAAGCTGCAGATGAGATTAAATGGTACCCCGAATACATGAAGGTCAGGCTCCAGAACTGGACAGGTACGATGGAATGGGACTGGTGCATCTCGAGGCAGAGGATCTTTGCAACCCCGATCCCGATCTGGTACTGCAAAAAGTGCGGGGAAGTCATGATCGCCGAAGAGAGCTGGCTCCCTATTGATCCTAACGAAAATACTCCAAAGAAAGCCTGTGCCTGCGGTTCAACCGAATTTGAACCCGAAACCGATGTGCTGGATACCTGGATGGACTCTTCGATCACCGCCCTGCACGTTTCAGGCTGGGAAAGCGAACACGAGCTCCGCCTACCTTCACAGATCCGCCCCCAGGGGCATGACATCATCAGGACCTGGGCTTTCTACACAATCCTGAGGAGCCTGGCCCTCGAAGGCAAGAGGCCCTGGGATTCCATAGTGATTAACGGGATGGTGCTCGGACCTGACGGGCATAAAATGAGCAAATCCCTCGGAAACGTAATCTCTCCCGAAGAGGTAACAACCCAGTACAGTGCCGATGCTTTCAGGCAGTGGGGTGCGGTCGGAGGTTCCACAGGCTCGGACGTAATGTTCCGCTGGAAAGACGTGGTCTCAGCTTCCCGCTTCCTGCAGAAAATGTGGAGTATTTACAGATTCTCGATGTCCCACTTAAAGGACTTTGAGCCTGCAGATGCCGAAAACTTCTCTCTAAACTCTCTCCATACAATTGACAGGTGGCTCCTGAGCAAGCTCAACAGGCTGGTTGAAACCGCCACAAAGGAACTTGACGACTACCAGTTCGATTCCACATTCAAAGCCATAAGGGGCTTTGCCTGGGAAATCCTTGCAGATAACTACCTGGAGCTTGTGAAAGGCAGGCTCTACGGAGAAGACCCCGAAGGCAGGAAAGCCGCCCAGTATGTGCTTTACACGACAACCAGGACCCTTTCCCTCCTGCTTGCCCCATTCATACCCTTCTTTGCAGAAGAAATGTATTCCAGATTTAGCGAGGAAAGTGTGCACACTCAGGCCTGGCCCGTTGTTGATGAAAGCCTCATAAGTGAGGAAGCCGAAGCCGCCGGCGAAATGATTAAAGAGATCACAGGTGAGGTCCGCAGATACAAATCCGACCTGGGGATGGCTCTCAATGCTCCACTGAAGAAAATAGAGATCTACAATGCAGAGATCGATACAGGGGATATTGCAGGAGCCACAAACTCTGAGGTCGGGCTTATGGCAGGAGCCCCCTCATTTGAGTATGTGCCTGTGGAAGTAAAACCCAACATGGGCTTCCTTGGACCGCGCTTCAGGAAAGAGGCCGGAGCCGTTGTAAAAGCTCTCCAGGCAGAAGACCCTGCTGCAATTGAAGCCCAGGCAGCTTCAGGAAAAATAACCGTTACCGTAAACGGCGAAGCAGTAGAAATCGAACCCGAGGCGGTCGAAGTCCGGAAAGAAGTAATCTCCGGAGGCCGCGAGGTAGACGTTCTTGATGTAAAAGGCGCAGTTGTCCTAATTGTCAGGTAA
- a CDS encoding HAD family hydrolase, producing the protein MLQNGKIKGLIFDCYKTLVDIKTDEGGRETNERVSKWLLYQGVRIEPDRLREEYRWKVIGRLGNSGQQHPDIRIEEIFSEICAENAFREIDPFWLGIETAKVFRTASLKKLEAYPQSLRLLEKYRNIPKCIVSNAQRVFTEQELRFLGLYDRFNFVIMSSDHRIKKPDTRLFRMALDGLGLEPWEVLSIGDTPENDIYPPQSLGMNAMHIRDAWRYA; encoded by the coding sequence ATGCTCCAGAACGGAAAAATTAAAGGTTTAATCTTTGACTGTTATAAAACGCTCGTCGATATCAAAACAGATGAAGGAGGCCGGGAAACAAACGAAAGGGTAAGCAAATGGTTACTCTATCAGGGGGTGAGGATAGAGCCCGACCGGCTCCGGGAAGAATACAGATGGAAAGTTATAGGCAGGCTTGGAAACTCAGGCCAGCAGCACCCTGATATCCGCATAGAAGAGATTTTTTCCGAAATCTGCGCCGAAAACGCCTTCAGGGAAATCGACCCCTTCTGGCTTGGAATTGAAACGGCCAAGGTTTTCAGAACGGCGTCTTTAAAGAAACTGGAAGCTTACCCTCAGAGCCTGCGCCTGCTTGAGAAATACAGAAACATCCCAAAATGCATTGTGTCCAATGCCCAGAGGGTTTTTACGGAACAGGAGCTTCGCTTCCTGGGCCTGTACGACCGCTTTAATTTTGTAATCATGTCTTCGGACCACCGCATCAAGAAACCTGACACCCGGCTTTTCAGGATGGCTCTCGACGGCCTCGGGCTTGAACCCTGGGAAGTGCTCTCTATAGGAGACACTCCGGAAAATGATATCTATCCACCACAAAGCCTCGGAATGAATGCCATGCACATCCGGGATGCCTGGAGATATGCATAA
- a CDS encoding ABC transporter permease: MEYSYVDKKWAVSGMSRTLVLLRKNATLTIGILLFTLITMLAVTASTISPNDPAEMHFEERLSPPSVSFPLGTDQFGRCIFSRILYGARTSLSIAIISTLIVATIGIIVGMYAGYFSRYDAFLMRVTDILLAFPNIVLAIAIVGVVGPSPAGIILSFSISGWAKYARMIRGSTLSLKNSGFVEAARALGASDKYILFRHILPNSCGPIIEIATLGLGSRIVAISGLGFLGLGIHPPTPELGAILKDGVVYLQTAPMMALSAGGMIMLFVLATNLIGSELRSIADPRSDTIEL; the protein is encoded by the coding sequence ATGGAGTATTCGTACGTGGACAAAAAATGGGCAGTTTCCGGCATGAGCAGGACGCTGGTGCTTCTTCGAAAGAACGCAACGCTTACAATAGGGATTCTGCTTTTTACCCTCATCACCATGCTGGCTGTAACAGCTTCGACTATTTCACCAAATGACCCTGCAGAAATGCATTTTGAAGAACGATTATCTCCCCCTTCGGTATCTTTTCCCCTCGGAACCGACCAGTTTGGCAGATGCATCTTCAGCCGCATATTATACGGGGCCCGGACCTCGCTCTCAATCGCAATTATTTCAACTCTGATCGTTGCTACCATAGGGATTATCGTAGGTATGTATGCAGGTTATTTCAGCAGATACGATGCATTCCTGATGCGAGTAACCGACATTCTGCTCGCTTTTCCCAATATAGTCCTTGCAATTGCTATTGTTGGGGTTGTGGGCCCCAGTCCTGCAGGTATTATCCTTTCCTTTTCCATTTCAGGCTGGGCAAAGTACGCGCGAATGATCCGGGGTTCTACCCTCTCGCTAAAAAATAGCGGATTCGTCGAGGCGGCCAGAGCACTTGGGGCATCTGATAAATACATTCTCTTCCGCCATATTCTTCCTAACAGCTGCGGACCCATCATTGAGATAGCAACACTCGGACTGGGATCCAGGATTGTTGCAATCTCCGGGCTTGGATTCCTGGGACTAGGGATTCATCCCCCCACACCGGAACTGGGAGCAATCCTGAAAGACGGAGTGGTATATCTTCAGACCGCCCCGATGATGGCCTTATCTGCAGGCGGAATGATCATGCTCTTCGTCCTTGCGACAAATCTCATAGGTTCCGAACTGAGGTCAATCGCCGATCCCAGGTCTGATACTATCGAGCTTTAA